One Zymoseptoria tritici IPO323 chromosome 5, whole genome shotgun sequence genomic window, TGCCGACACACGTTGGGACCCTGAGCATAGGCGATCGCACAGACAGCAACATATCCGTGCGCAGCCTCGGCGGAGGGAACAAGATCGAGACGATGGACAAGAGACACCCCTCTAGCTTTCAGCAGCTGGAAAAGCTGGGTGAGGGCACATATGCTACGGTACGAGATGGAAGACATCACATGTGACAAAGTGGAAAGCTGACAACCAGATCAGGTCTTCAAGGGACGCAACGGCCAAACAGGACAATTCGTCGCGCTCAAGGAAATCCACCTGGACAGCGAGGAGGGCACGCCTAGCACGGCGATCCGAGAGATCTCCCTGATGAAAGAATTGAAGCACGAGAACATTGTCAGCCTCTACGATGTTATTCACACGGAGAACAAGCTTATGCTCGTGTTCGAGTACATGGACAAAGACCTCAAGAAGTACATGGACAGCTACCAGAACCCCAACGGCGGCACACGCGGAGCTCTTGACCCGGCCACGATCAAGTCCTTCATGTGGCAGCTGATCCGTGGAATTGCTTTCTGCCACGACAATCGGGTGCTGCATCGCGATCTCAAACCACAGAATCTCTTGATCAACGCCCAGGGTCAGCTGAAGCTCGGCGATTTCGGTCTTGCACGAGCCTTCGGCATTCCTGTCAACACCTTCTCGAATGAAGTCGTCACGCTGTGGTATCGAGCACCCGACGTCCTCCTCGGAAGTCGCACCTATAACACCAGCATCGACATCTGGAGCGCCGGCTGCATCATGGCAGAGATGTTCACGGGCCGTCCACTCTTCCCCGGAACCACGAACGAAGATCAACTACTCAAGATCTTCCGCTTGATGGGCACGCCGTCGGAGCGAAGCTGGCCGGGCATCACACAATTTCCCGAGTACAAGCAGACATGGCCGGTATATGCGACACAGGAGCTGCGCGCGATCCTGCCGCAGATCGATGCGCTGGGACTGCAGCTGTTGGGCCAATTGCTGCAATTGCAACCAGAGAGACGTTGCAGCGCT contains:
- the PHO85 gene encoding serine/threonine protein kinase, CMGC family, CDC2/CDK subfamily; this translates as MDKRHPSSFQQLEKLGEGTYATVFKGRNGQTGQFVALKEIHLDSEEGTPSTAIREISLMKELKHENIVSLYDVIHTENKLMLVFEYMDKDLKKYMDSYQNPNGGTRGALDPATIKSFMWQLIRGIAFCHDNRVLHRDLKPQNLLINAQGQLKLGDFGLARAFGIPVNTFSNEVVTLWYRAPDVLLGSRTYNTSIDIWSAGCIMAEMFTGRPLFPGTTNEDQLLKIFRLMGTPSERSWPGITQFPEYKQTWPVYATQELRAILPQIDALGLQLLGQLLQLQPERRCSAQQALAHPWFAELNASKHELILVPAVLNGTGTS